The sequence below is a genomic window from Coffea arabica cultivar ET-39 chromosome 4c, Coffea Arabica ET-39 HiFi, whole genome shotgun sequence.
ATCCTCTGGTCTCCTAAACTTTTGACATTTGCAGGAAATAAGACAGCTGAAGGAGAAGATAGGGATGCTAAATGCTGAACTtgagaaaacaaaagcagaTAATGTTAAACTCTATGGGAAAATTCGTTATGTTCAGGATTATAATTCTGAAAAAGTAATTTCAAGAGGATCAAAGAAGGTGCTTTATTGCAACTCGTCTATCTATATACCTTGCTTCTagtcttataaaaaaaaatctaaaataacATGAAATTCGCAGTATGCCGAGGATTTAGAAAGTGGTTTCAGCTCTGATGTGGAATCGAAGTATAAGAAGATATATGAAGACGATATAAATCCTTTTGCAGCATTCTCAAAGAAGGTTTTTTGacttctctcttttccttggttcatagatatatatatatatgtatgtatataccGTCTTATCTATTTGCAATGGAGGATAATGTTGTGTTTGGAGCTTAGCTTTGATTTCCTTTCAAGTCTAGAATCAAAGAGGGAAAAGGTcttctttttgtgttttgttcAGCAGTTCTATAGCAGGATTTCGTCTTTAGAAGTTGGGTTCGTAAACAGTGTCACTTTTAACTTGCTTATGTCCTGTTTTGCAGTTgtgatatttatatttatattttatttctgAAACTTCGTCAAACTATTCAACCGTACATCTTCACAGAAAAAAATGTGTCAATATGGCCTTTCGCAATGTGTTAATTCTATTCTCCTAATTTGCTTCTGTTTTCCTTGTCACAAATCATTTACctagtttcttttcttctcttctctctGTTGTTTCCTTTTAAAGGAAAGAGATCAAAGGTACAAGGAACTGGGCTTAAGGGATAAAATTACTCTTAGCAGTGGACGGTTTCTTCTCGGTAACAAGTATGCTTCGATGGTCCTTTTCTGTTTTTTAAATGTAAATAAAATATGCTAAATGCTCTAAAATGGTCCCTTGCATTTAGAAATTTCAGGTGCAATGCAAATCCTTTCCAGTTCAGTTGCTGTATATTTTGGCCTTTGATTATCTTATTTGCATCTAACCATAGATCTTGCTTAATGTAATTGTTGGACCACTGGCAGGCCAGGGGATGGTGCTCCTCGCTTTTAGGTCCAGGGTTTGAATCTTGGGCCTGGTAGTTGGGGGTTGGGAGGGTGTGGAGAGGggttgaaaaaaagaaagaaagaagtaaTTGTTTATATTCACAACTTCTTTGGGTCAAATCAGCACATTGGCAAATGCAGCTAAAAGTTCCTTGGCGTTGATGGAGGCTTAGACTAAAATATTTTCTCGGCAATGAATATTGCATTTGAGTCTAGGACTTTTTACTACAACCTAAAGTCTATGTCCAAAGAGGCTCTGTTACTGTATCGTGTCTGTGACCGCCTAAAGCCAGCCTGACCATTTTGAATAGCTGGCTATAATAAGTACATAACCCGAGTAATGGTTACTGCTAATTGTTTCATAAACAGGCTATTTTCTTTCTGATTTACCTTCTCTTTTTTGGGTGCTAGGCTAGCACATACAAATCCTTCATCCTCTAGTCAACCATTTTAATTATTCACACTGATAATGCTAAAGGGCAACAATTGAATGCCTTGCAGATATGCTCGAACCTTTGCATTCTTCTATACAATAGGATTGCACGTTTTAGTCTTCACTTGTCTGTATAGGATGTCAGCATATAGCCACCTGAGGTAATTGTTCTCCATCCGGTTCTGATTTCTTTCTCCTTTGCTGAATATCATTATTCTTCATAATCCCGATGGTTGGTTATTAACTGTCCGTCGTCTCCTATGTTTATGCAGCAATGGTCCTGAGGAATCACTGCTTGGAGATAAAAACATAAATCTGCCTCACGCTTTATAGTCCTTTTTGATACTTGTTCTCGATTCTCTTATTGCCTGTTGGATGGttctttttgttaaaaaaattcaattgtAGACATAGAAAGCTGGTTGATGTAAGTATTTTTAAACGGTGTAAATAGGGATACCGAGACGGCACTTTTATTCTCCCGCATTGGGTAAGAGTACATTTTCCCCTTTCCAGTCCCAGGTCTTTCATTTTGCTCCATTGAGTGATTAGCTTAAAGTTCATCATGGAGATACAGTGTGTATGATGAGTCCATCAAGAACTAATAACACTCATGTCGAGTGCTTAGGAACAAACACCCAGAATTTAATGGTCACAAAGTCGAtgaggtttaaaaaaaaaaaaaaacccttaaaCAAGCGATTAATATCCTAAATACATTTTACTTCATTCGACCACTTTCACTTGATCTGTTTATTAACTTAATGAAATTTGCGTACCGtaaaattttctcatttatCTGCGAGCATAGAGGGCATCACAAAATTCCATGTTCTCATGCGTGTGCATTAGAATCCAATGTAATGGCACAAAATAAAATCTTTATCGCAGTAATAGGACACTTAATGTCAAGAAACATACGCATGAAACCGGAGATCAAACAAAAAGCAGTCAATTGTTAGTCTAAATGTGTGTGAAATGCACAATTGATCTAGGAAGTAGTACAAGAGAAACAGCCAAGCCAACACATTCAGTTGATTACCATGGTTACAGATTTCCCGTAGCAAGAGCATTACAAACTGAACTTTACAAGATTTATTTACCAGAACTCGTATTTATATCGACCGAAATTGGAGTGAAGACCGCGACATTAAGGACTCAAAAAGGTGTAAAATGGTTTATGCTGGAATAAAGAGGAGAGAGCAGctcaaatttaagcactaaagACAGGTCCTCGAATGGAAATTTGGGACTTGAAGCGTAACCATCCTTACTAGAAGATTAGCTAACTTTCGAGCCTCATCACAACGAAGTCGTTGTAGTATAGTGGTGAGTATACCCGCCTGTCACGCGGGTGACCCGGGTTCgatccccggcaacggcgttatcttttatcttttaattttttttgctttattggATTTGTGCCAAAACGGCGTCGTGATGCTTAATTTGAGTTTGAGGTCAAGCAATCCATAATTCTTCTGTACAAAATGTTCTGGTAACAGCAGCAAAGGCTGTCCTCTGCCTTCCTCCGCTTAGCCGGTGGCGGCGTTGGCAGCGCTTCCATTCGCCCAAGAGATTGCCATTTTCAGCTTACTTTTCATaaataattagaaaatttcctaaacCAAATTTGGCCCCAGTTTTGTTTATGCCTGCTTAGTTAAACTTTGTGATAATGAGAGTATCTGCTGCATTTTCTACCACCTCCGCAGCCGCCGCTCTCCGCCTCCTCTTCTCCTCTTGTGACCACCCTAAAACCCTTATCCCATTTTATTCTTGGACAAGGCATCCTTCTACTCTTACCCAATTTACCCCAAGATTAAGAATGGTGCATAATACTCATAATAATGACCTATCCCCTTCCTCAGTCTCCGCCGCAgcctctttttcctcttctgCAGCAGCGTCAGCGTCAGCCGCGGCGCCTACTGATAAGCCGAAAACTCAGACCTGGCTTATCGTAGGGCTCGGTAACCCGGGGAAGCGGTACAATGGGACCCGCCATAACGTCCGTACTTTCTCCTCCCTTCTTCTTCATAGTCGTTTAAAGTAATTTTATTGGAAAATCTTGATTAATAAAAGTTTTTTTATTGATAGGTGGGTTTTGAGATGGTGGATTATATTGCTCAAGCAGAGGGCATTTCAATGGGTAGTATTTCCTTCAAGGCCCTGTTTGGAaaaggtttatttttttttgttcttttactTTTGCTACTGTTGACGCTTGAATCTTGAGGTAGATGTTGAATGGACATTTTGTTGaggttaaaaaaaaggaaagatttaAACTTTGTTGATTTCTGGgacattttttccccttttttgggTAATGGATAATTGTTGAAGTTGTATTGAATTTCCATTGTAGGTCAAATTGCAAACGTGCCTGTGATGCTAGCTAAACCACAGACTTTCATGAATGCAAGTGGTGAGTCTGTAAGTTTGTTTCCTCTGCTCTCACAATTTTTCTTTGCTATGCACTGCATGATGCTAACTAATGTCTGTAGCAATGGTTAACTTGTTTCTTGTTCCTCGACTCTGTAATAGGTTGGGGCAATTGCTTCGTATTATAGGATCCCATTGGCGCAAGTCCTAGTGGTAATTATGTGTATTTTGATTAAAAGCCAATTAATAACTTTCTTTCAAtctgctttaaaaaaaaaagagaaaaaaaaaagttccttCCAATCTTGGTTGGCTTAAGAGCCTAAAGATTTTATGCTTTGTAGATTTTTGATGATATGGATCTTCCATTTGCAAAGCTGCGGTTACTGCCAAAGGGTGGTCATGGAGGGCATAACGGGTACATACCAGTCGGAACATTAGCTTTTGTATTGCTTCCATTCAACATCTACTGGTTTTTATCCCATTGCGTCTTCCCCCTGCTGTAAAGTTAAATTATGATTTAACAATGGCAAAATTGATATAATTATACTGTTTAAGCAAGTGCATAGACATATATGTAGGCAGATATCTAAATTACCAATTCAGGGAAATTTAGTGAGTTAAAACTCTTAGTAGACCAATAAATGCAATCATGCATCTAAGCAAAAGGATCTGATGTTGACTTAGAAATGCTTGTCACTGCTAAAGATTTTAGTTATGTTGTGGATTGGAGATTAGCTCTGATAATTGTTTCTTGAAAGACGGAGAGCAGATAACTTTCTGCAATGTGACAAAGCTCTCTTGGTTCtctgccaatttttttttttttatttgtaagcaACATTAGATGATTAATGCTGAACAAAATCTGTCTTCTTTATATGGATATTAAGCCCTTCTTGTGCTTTTATAAGGAAGACAGACTAAAAGAATTTGGGTTATGATGACATAATGTCACTCATAATCCATTAAGGTTTATGTAAGTTTTCTGTAAAAGCTTTAAAAATTATGTACTTCGTGTCTTTGGCTAACTGAAGATCTCAATTCACTAGTGGTCTGCCAATGGTTGCCAAGAGCAAGGGCCATCTAAAAATGACACCTTCGTTTCTCAAGCATATCGACAAGTTTTGTCTCAAAAGAatatatttttctggttttgcaaAGGAAGATTGATGTCATTTTCTTTTCAGGATGAAGAATATTATTAATCACTTTAAAGGTAGCCGGGACTTTCCTCGTCTAAGGATTGGTACATCCTGAACTCATTTTGCTTTCTTGTGAAAGTGTCTCTTCAGGTCCTTGTCATTTACCAATTTCATGAAATACATGTAGGCATTGGCCGGCCCCCCGGGAAAATGGATCCCATGAATTTCGTTATGCGCCCATTCACCAAACAAGAACGTGAAGAGGTAATATTCAAGTTTAATACACTGTTGAACGTCATATAATCAAGGGATAATGGTTAATCAAAAGAAGGGAGTTATAGTGAAGATTATGTAAGAGGTTAACAATTGCTTGTTCCCTTTCTCCAGTTGAATTTTACGTTTCAGACTGGCTTAGAAGCAGTGCGAATTCTTTTGCTCGAGGGAATCAATAGAAGTGCTACTTTTGTTAATAGTGCCAAGTCATTGGAACAGCTTCAGTAACTAGCTGGTTTCCTACGTTCTTTTTTGAAGTGGTAACAACGTCATGCAAGTTTGCAAGTGGAGGAAGCTCTGGAAAGTGCAGAAATCCAGCTAGTATGGAACTTTGTTGGAGAACTATAATAGAAGGCTATTCGAGACCCAAAGGCGATTTCTTGTTCTTTTCCCTTTAATATCATTCTTACATCTTAATTCCTTGAGGGAGTATGTATACGTTGGTTAAATGACAATTGATCTTACAGCTATCTTACTTTTTGGTCTCATTGATGTAGTTTAGCTTCTGTTGGTTCTAAATGATTCAGGAATTCCCGCCTTCTGACTTAGCAGCAAACCCTCAAAGTTGAAATTCAGCAAAAAATTGtttggacaaataataattaacttAGCCCCTAACTTACACTAAAAGAGACCTCCTacttacacttaaaaaaaaaagggaaagaaaaagccTTAACCACTAACCAAATTTAGAAAGCAAACTGTATGTCTAAAATATTATATGGATTggcctttttttaaaaactagtttttcaaatacaatgctaCAATAATa
It includes:
- the LOC113738648 gene encoding peptidyl-tRNA hydrolase, mitochondrial-like isoform X1; its protein translation is MRVSAAFSTTSAAAALRLLFSSCDHPKTLIPFYSWTRHPSTLTQFTPRLRMVHNTHNNDLSPSSVSAAASFSSSAAASASAAAPTDKPKTQTWLIVGLGNPGKRYNGTRHNVGFEMVDYIAQAEGISMGSISFKALFGKGQIANVPVMLAKPQTFMNASGESVGAIASYYRIPLAQVLVIFDDMDLPFAKLRLLPKGGHGGHNGMKNIINHFKGSRDFPRLRIGIGRPPGKMDPMNFVMRPFTKQEREELNFTFQTGLEAVRILLLEGINRSATFVNSAKSLEQLQ
- the LOC113738648 gene encoding peptidyl-tRNA hydrolase, mitochondrial-like isoform X2, with amino-acid sequence MRVSAAFSTTSAAAALRLLFSSCDHPKTLIPFYSWTRHPSTLTQFTPRLRMVHNTHNNDLSPSSVSAAASFSSSAAASASAAAPTDKPKTQTWLIVGLGNPGKRYNGTRHNVGFEMVDYIAQAEGISMGQIANVPVMLAKPQTFMNASGESVGAIASYYRIPLAQVLVIFDDMDLPFAKLRLLPKGGHGGHNGMKNIINHFKGSRDFPRLRIGIGRPPGKMDPMNFVMRPFTKQEREELNFTFQTGLEAVRILLLEGINRSATFVNSAKSLEQLQ